From Streptomyces sp. SCSIO 75703:
CATCGAGTGCGCGATCGGCGACAAGGTCCTGTGGGGGATCGGAATCGACGCGAACACGACACGCGCGTCGCTGAAGGCGGTCGTCTCGGCCGTCAACCGCGCGTCCCGCTGATCATTCCGACCGGTGGTTTGGGGCCCCGCACGCCGAGCACAGGCGGGCGGGGCCCCGTCGGATACCGGCCAGATATGTGTGCAGGTCACGGAAAGGTCTCTTCCGGGGTACTGACTCCGCGTCGACGATGTGGCTAACATCACGCCAGCGCGGCGATGTTGCCGCGCGGTTACGGAGGTGCGACGTGCTGCCTGTACGGAGACGACACGGCCGGGCTGTCCGGCTCCCGCGCATCCTGGGCACCCGCACCGCCTGGACCTGCGTCGGAGACGGGGAGTTCTTCTGCCCCGGCTGCGGCGGCGACCGCAATTACCAGCGCCTGTCCGGGCGCCGCCGCCTGGCCCTGCTCGGCGTGCCCGTGCTGCCGCGCGGCGAGTGCGCGCCGGCGGTCGAGTGCGCGGCCTGCCGCCGCCGCTTCGGCACCGACGTGCTCGACCACCCGACCACGACCCGCTTCTCGGCGATGCTGCGCGACGCCGTCCGCACGGTCGCCCTCGCGGTGCTGGCCGCGGGCGGCACCGGCTCGCGCACGGCGCTGGAGACGGCCGCCGCCGCGGTGCGCG
This genomic window contains:
- a CDS encoding TerB family tellurite resistance protein, with amino-acid sequence MLPVRRRHGRAVRLPRILGTRTAWTCVGDGEFFCPGCGGDRNYQRLSGRRRLALLGVPVLPRGECAPAVECAACRRRFGTDVLDHPTTTRFSAMLRDAVRTVALAVLAAGGTGSRTALETAAAAVRAAGLADCDEERLAALVEALEADTGRVAGEPCVPGLAIELHESLDPLAPHLAAAGRESILLQGARIALADGPYTPAERDALATVGAALTICSADVTRLLESAGTPS